One Brachybacterium aquaticum genomic region harbors:
- a CDS encoding MFS transporter, producing MTTSPGTAPTASSTPLSPGRLRLVILALSFGAFAIGVTEFASMGLLPQIAHDLDVSIPRAGMLISLYALGVVVGAPLVTIAAVRVPRARLLMVLISLIGVGNLLSALAPDFAVLAISRVLSGLPHGAYFGVAALVASRLSPPGRRARSVSLVMLGLTIATMLGVPASTALGQTVGWRAAYWIVVVIAAVTAATIWRLVPEPENSGAAASVRGELSALRRAQVWFGLGIGAIGFGGMFAVYSYIGEIVPGVMGMPERAVPIALFVFGVGMTLGTLIAGRFADWSLYGTLVIGLTGMAITLALFALVAENAIAGMAVLFTIAVTSQFLGPSLQLFLMDASPDAPSLAAALHHSALNIGNSLGAALGAAVLAAGLGLVAPAWTGAVLAVLGLGIVGASYALHRKQVARAGAAQSGAGQENLPTRTPTEEIPVAG from the coding sequence GTGACGACCTCTCCCGGAACCGCGCCCACCGCGTCCTCCACCCCGCTCTCCCCCGGCCGACTGCGCCTGGTCATCCTCGCACTGTCCTTCGGCGCCTTCGCGATCGGGGTCACCGAGTTCGCGTCGATGGGCCTGCTGCCGCAGATCGCCCACGACCTGGACGTCTCCATCCCCCGCGCGGGCATGCTGATCTCCCTGTACGCGCTCGGCGTGGTGGTCGGCGCGCCGCTGGTCACCATCGCCGCCGTGCGGGTGCCGCGCGCGAGGCTCCTGATGGTGCTGATCTCCCTGATCGGCGTCGGCAACCTGCTCTCGGCCCTCGCCCCGGACTTCGCGGTCCTCGCCATCTCGCGCGTCCTGTCGGGCCTGCCCCACGGCGCCTACTTCGGCGTCGCGGCGCTGGTCGCCTCGCGCCTGTCCCCGCCCGGACGCCGCGCCCGCTCGGTGTCGCTGGTGATGCTGGGCCTGACCATCGCGACCATGCTCGGGGTGCCCGCCTCGACGGCGCTCGGGCAGACCGTCGGCTGGCGCGCCGCGTACTGGATCGTCGTGGTGATCGCGGCGGTCACCGCCGCCACCATCTGGCGTCTCGTGCCCGAGCCGGAGAACTCCGGCGCCGCCGCCTCGGTGCGCGGTGAGCTCTCGGCGCTGCGCCGCGCCCAGGTGTGGTTCGGCCTCGGAATCGGCGCGATCGGCTTCGGCGGCATGTTCGCGGTGTACAGCTACATCGGCGAGATCGTGCCGGGCGTGATGGGCATGCCCGAGCGGGCCGTGCCCATTGCGCTGTTCGTGTTCGGCGTGGGCATGACGCTCGGCACCCTGATCGCCGGCCGCTTCGCCGACTGGTCGCTCTACGGCACCCTCGTCATCGGCCTCACCGGCATGGCGATCACCCTGGCGCTGTTCGCGCTCGTGGCCGAGAACGCGATCGCCGGCATGGCGGTGCTCTTCACGATCGCCGTGACCTCCCAGTTCCTCGGCCCGTCGCTGCAGCTGTTCCTCATGGACGCCTCGCCCGACGCCCCCTCCCTCGCCGCGGCACTGCACCACTCGGCCCTGAACATCGGCAACTCCCTCGGCGCCGCGCTCGGTGCCGCCGTGCTCGCCGCGGGCCTCGGCCTCGTGGCCCCGGCCTGGACCGGCGCGGTCCTCGCGGTGCTGGGCCTCGGGATCGTGGGCGCGAGCTACGCGCTGCACCGGAAGCAGGTCGCAAGGGCGGGGGCCGCACAGTCGGGTGCCGGGCAGGAGAACCTGCCCACCCGCACCCCGACCGAGGAGATCCCCGTCGCGGGGTGA
- a CDS encoding excisionase family DNA-binding protein, whose amino-acid sequence MPATRRRPPETYLPRESERGKLIDLVTALRDRGSEVAPLPALVTASGTRLELPADVAEVLEEIVHHLADGQGVTVVPHHQLLTTQEAADMLNISRPTFVKLLEEGPLPFDMRGRHRRVRLGDIVAYQDSLQQQRSDALRQMQADGQADDVYAQLDTPPVTTR is encoded by the coding sequence ATGCCTGCAACGCGCCGTCGTCCACCGGAGACCTACCTGCCGCGCGAGAGCGAGCGCGGAAAGCTCATCGACCTCGTCACCGCACTTCGCGACCGCGGCTCCGAGGTCGCTCCGCTCCCTGCCTTGGTGACCGCCTCCGGCACGCGGCTCGAGCTGCCCGCGGACGTCGCCGAGGTCCTCGAGGAGATCGTGCACCATCTGGCCGACGGGCAGGGCGTCACCGTCGTCCCCCACCATCAGCTCCTCACCACGCAGGAGGCGGCAGACATGCTCAACATCTCGCGTCCCACCTTCGTGAAGCTGCTCGAGGAAGGCCCACTTCCCTTCGACATGCGCGGCCGGCACCGCAGGGTTCGCCTTGGTGATATCGTCGCCTATCAGGACAGCCTCCAGCAGCAGCGTTCGGACGCCCTCAGGCAGATGCAGGCGGACGGCCAGGCCGATGACGTCTACGCACAGTTGGACACTCCTCCTGTCACGACGCGGTGA
- a CDS encoding MarR family winged helix-turn-helix transcriptional regulator, whose product MTESTGRDGAATAAPYWYPEQDGAVALLAALRRFRAANLEMRRRMSASMDMNTTDLEALRFVIAHEHAEDPVTPLQLARHLEISGASTSKLLDRLTASGHLARAPHPHDGRSRIIVATDHAHAQVRERLRGMHERMLEIAHDVPPSARTAAIGFLDAMAEQLETEAAPEKLTPPAP is encoded by the coding sequence ATGACCGAGAGCACGGGACGCGACGGCGCCGCGACCGCCGCTCCGTACTGGTACCCCGAGCAGGACGGCGCTGTGGCGCTGCTCGCCGCGCTGCGTCGCTTCCGCGCCGCGAATCTCGAGATGCGCCGGCGGATGAGCGCCAGCATGGACATGAACACTACCGATCTTGAGGCGCTGCGCTTCGTGATCGCGCACGAGCACGCCGAGGACCCGGTCACCCCGCTGCAGCTGGCACGGCACCTGGAGATCTCCGGCGCCTCCACTTCGAAGCTGTTGGACCGGCTCACCGCCTCGGGCCACCTCGCCCGGGCGCCGCACCCCCACGACGGCCGCTCCCGGATCATCGTCGCCACCGACCACGCCCACGCCCAGGTGCGGGAGCGGCTGCGCGGGATGCACGAGAGGATGCTGGAGATCGCCCACGACGTGCCGCCCTCCGCGCGCACCGCCGCCATCGGCTTCCTGGACGCGATGGCGGAGCAGCTCGAGACGGAGGCCGCGCCCGAGAAGCTCACCCCGCCCGCGCCGTGA
- the idi gene encoding isopentenyl-diphosphate Delta-isomerase, which produces MIDTAVPEGARAEDGVEDHVVLLDAEGAPCGLAPRATVHSAHTPLHLAFSCHVVDAGGRVLLTRRALGKRTWPGVWTNSFCGHPRQGESFPEAIARHARHELGMRVGAPREVLPEFRYRAVDASGVVENEVCPVFVAHAQSDPAPNPDEVMDLRWVEPADLAALVDLAPWTLSPWAVAQVPQLGDALTPGSTP; this is translated from the coding sequence GTGATCGACACCGCCGTGCCGGAGGGGGCCCGGGCCGAGGACGGCGTCGAGGACCACGTCGTGCTCCTCGACGCCGAGGGCGCGCCGTGCGGTCTCGCGCCGCGCGCCACCGTGCACTCCGCCCACACTCCACTGCACCTCGCTTTCTCCTGCCATGTGGTGGACGCCGGCGGCCGGGTGCTGCTCACCCGTCGGGCGCTCGGCAAGCGCACCTGGCCGGGGGTCTGGACCAACTCGTTCTGCGGCCACCCCCGCCAGGGCGAGAGCTTCCCCGAGGCCATCGCCCGCCATGCCCGGCACGAGCTGGGCATGCGCGTGGGCGCACCGCGGGAGGTGCTGCCGGAGTTCCGCTACCGCGCGGTGGACGCCTCGGGGGTCGTGGAGAACGAGGTGTGCCCCGTGTTCGTCGCCCACGCGCAGAGCGACCCCGCGCCGAACCCGGACGAGGTGATGGATCTGCGCTGGGTGGAGCCCGCCGACCTCGCCGCCCTGGTGGACCTCGCCCCGTGGACCCTCAGCCCGTGGGCGGTCGCGCAGGTGCCGCAGCTCGGGGACGCCCTCACACCGGGGAGCACGCCATGA
- a CDS encoding polyprenyl synthetase family protein, translating to MSDAHLPSVDRELRRQLARGAALPGPLPLPDHEQLWTALGDAVEGGKRLRPALLLSAHAALGGTRHEAAVQVGAALELLHTAFVVQDDVIDGDEVRRGVPSVPGGAAAQAARHGATPAGARRLGQAAGILAGDLGLITAMRTISRCEAPAPVVEGLLDLFETTLHATAAGELADVRLQLAPAADPAPLREVLAVAELKTALYSFQLPLRAGALLAEAPSEVHSALDEIGSLLGIGFQLVDDLLGTFGDAQRTGKSALGDLREGKRTALIAHASTTETWPALQSLLGRADLDDHDASRARDLLTACGSRAWVEDLAHWHLTSASEAALRHGLPAALSDALEATTAQILRGVELTLPGPAHPSAGTAPPRAKEDQPA from the coding sequence ATGAGCGACGCCCACCTGCCGTCCGTCGATCGCGAGCTGCGCCGCCAGCTGGCGCGCGGCGCCGCCCTGCCCGGCCCGCTCCCGCTGCCCGATCACGAGCAGCTGTGGACCGCGCTGGGCGACGCCGTCGAGGGCGGCAAGCGGCTGCGCCCCGCCCTGCTGCTCTCCGCGCATGCGGCGCTCGGCGGCACGAGGCACGAGGCCGCCGTGCAGGTGGGGGCGGCGCTGGAGCTGCTGCACACGGCCTTCGTGGTGCAGGACGACGTGATCGACGGGGACGAGGTGCGCCGCGGTGTGCCCAGCGTCCCCGGGGGCGCGGCGGCGCAGGCCGCCCGGCACGGCGCGACCCCCGCCGGGGCGCGCCGGCTGGGCCAGGCCGCCGGGATCCTCGCCGGGGACCTGGGACTGATCACGGCGATGCGCACGATCTCCCGCTGCGAGGCCCCGGCCCCGGTGGTGGAGGGGCTGCTGGACCTGTTCGAGACCACCCTGCACGCGACGGCCGCCGGCGAGCTCGCCGACGTGCGCCTCCAGCTCGCACCGGCCGCCGACCCCGCCCCGCTGCGCGAGGTGCTCGCGGTCGCGGAGCTGAAGACGGCTCTGTACTCCTTCCAGCTGCCGCTGCGCGCCGGGGCGCTGCTGGCCGAGGCGCCCTCCGAGGTGCACTCCGCCCTCGACGAGATCGGCAGCCTGCTGGGGATCGGCTTCCAGCTGGTGGACGACCTGCTGGGCACCTTCGGCGACGCGCAGCGCACCGGCAAGAGCGCGCTCGGGGACCTGCGCGAGGGCAAGCGCACGGCGCTGATCGCCCACGCCTCCACCACCGAGACCTGGCCCGCCCTGCAGTCGCTGCTGGGGCGCGCGGACCTCGACGACCACGACGCCTCCCGCGCCCGCGACCTGCTCACCGCGTGCGGCTCCCGCGCCTGGGTGGAGGATCTCGCGCACTGGCACCTCACCAGCGCCTCCGAGGCCGCTCTGCGGCACGGTCTGCCCGCGGCGCTAAGCGACGCCCTCGAGGCCACCACGGCCCAGATCCTCCGCGGCGTGGAGCTCACCCTGCCCGGCCCCGCCCACCCCTCGGCCGGCACCGCGCCGCCCCGCGCGAAGGAGGACCAGCCCGCATGA
- a CDS encoding SDR family oxidoreductase — translation MSTTAPPPADASSPLVLVTGASGYIGGRLVPALLEAGLRVRAMARHADRLEGRPWRGAVEVVEADVEDGASLDAALAGVDTAYYLIHAMGGGRRFADRDREGARAFAEAAARAGVRRIVYLGGIHPDQESLSDHMASRREVGEILLAGEVPAVVLRAAVILGSGSASFEMMRHLSERLPLMVAPRWLHNRIQPIAVRDVLHYLVAAARLEGAPNRTFDVAGPDVLTFAALLQAYARAAGLPRRRILTVPVLTPRLASHWIGLVTPVPRAIARPLVESLIHESVAAESDLQRLVPAPPGGLTGVDRAIALALTRIRELDVVTAWHSATPAGAPSSPLPEDPEWSGGIVRCDERQCPVDAAPETLWAVIEGIGGRRGWYSWRLGWVARGLMDRLVGGPGLRRGRRHPDRLAVGEALDWWRVERLDRGRLLRLRAEMRLPGRAWLELGVEETADGSAILHQRAIYHPRGLRGDLYWWAVWPFHGIVFGGMQRNIARTAETAEPARSSTARPAPAAPARSGTDPEELS, via the coding sequence ATGAGCACCACCGCCCCACCCCCGGCCGACGCCTCCTCGCCGCTGGTCCTGGTCACGGGAGCCAGCGGCTACATCGGCGGGCGCCTGGTCCCGGCCCTGCTCGAGGCGGGGCTCCGGGTGCGGGCGATGGCCCGTCACGCCGACCGGCTCGAGGGCCGTCCCTGGCGCGGTGCGGTCGAGGTGGTGGAGGCCGACGTCGAGGACGGGGCGAGCCTGGACGCGGCCCTCGCCGGCGTGGACACCGCCTACTACCTGATCCATGCCATGGGCGGCGGGCGCCGCTTCGCCGACCGCGACCGCGAGGGGGCGCGTGCCTTCGCCGAGGCCGCGGCCCGGGCCGGGGTGCGACGGATCGTGTACCTCGGCGGGATCCATCCCGACCAGGAGTCGCTCTCCGACCACATGGCCTCCCGCCGCGAGGTGGGGGAGATCCTGCTGGCCGGCGAGGTGCCGGCGGTGGTGCTGCGGGCCGCGGTGATCCTCGGCTCCGGCAGCGCGTCCTTCGAGATGATGCGTCATCTCTCCGAGCGTCTGCCGTTGATGGTGGCGCCTCGCTGGCTGCACAACCGGATCCAGCCGATCGCCGTGCGGGACGTGCTGCATTACCTGGTGGCGGCCGCCCGCCTCGAGGGCGCCCCGAACCGCACCTTCGACGTGGCCGGGCCGGACGTGCTCACCTTCGCCGCGCTGCTGCAGGCCTACGCCCGGGCCGCAGGCCTGCCCAGGCGGCGCATCCTCACCGTCCCCGTGCTCACCCCGCGCCTGGCCAGCCACTGGATCGGCCTGGTCACCCCGGTGCCCAGGGCGATCGCGAGGCCGCTGGTGGAGTCGCTGATCCACGAATCGGTCGCGGCGGAGTCGGATCTGCAGCGCCTGGTGCCCGCACCCCCGGGCGGCCTCACCGGGGTGGACCGGGCGATCGCGCTGGCGCTGACGAGGATCCGGGAGCTGGACGTGGTCACCGCCTGGCACTCGGCCACCCCGGCCGGCGCGCCCTCCTCCCCGTTGCCGGAGGATCCGGAGTGGTCCGGCGGGATCGTGCGCTGCGACGAACGGCAGTGCCCGGTCGATGCCGCGCCGGAGACCCTGTGGGCGGTGATCGAGGGGATCGGCGGCCGCCGCGGCTGGTACTCCTGGCGTCTGGGCTGGGTGGCGCGGGGGCTGATGGACCGCCTCGTCGGCGGGCCCGGGCTGCGCCGCGGTCGCCGCCACCCCGACCGCCTCGCGGTGGGAGAGGCGCTGGACTGGTGGCGCGTGGAGCGCCTGGACCGGGGGCGCCTGCTGCGACTGCGCGCCGAGATGCGCCTGCCGGGCCGGGCCTGGCTGGAGCTCGGGGTGGAGGAGACCGCCGACGGCTCCGCGATCCTCCACCAGCGCGCGATCTATCACCCCCGCGGCCTGCGCGGGGACCTGTACTGGTGGGCGGTGTGGCCGTTCCACGGGATCGTGTTCGGCGGCATGCAGC